From Deinococcus planocerae, the proteins below share one genomic window:
- a CDS encoding YeeE/YedE family protein, translated as MTELLDFLRSPWPWYVGGPLIGLTVPLLLWLGNKPFGISSNLRHACAILLPDRAKPGFFKYNWRAEKWNLMFAAGLVLGGFVAGVLLANPEPARLSAAGVRSIQELGVQVRPGLVPAELADPGNPGVWLLLAVSGLLVGFGTRYGGGCTSGHAITGLATLQGPSLIATVSFFAGGILSANLLLPLFLTVIR; from the coding sequence ATGACTGAACTGCTCGACTTCCTGCGCTCGCCCTGGCCCTGGTACGTGGGTGGCCCCCTGATCGGCCTGACCGTGCCGCTGCTGCTGTGGCTGGGCAACAAACCTTTTGGCATCTCCTCCAACCTGCGCCACGCCTGCGCGATCCTGCTGCCTGACCGCGCCAAACCCGGCTTCTTCAAATACAACTGGCGGGCCGAGAAGTGGAACCTGATGTTCGCCGCCGGCCTGGTGCTGGGCGGCTTCGTGGCCGGTGTGCTGCTCGCCAATCCTGAGCCTGCCCGGCTGAGTGCCGCCGGGGTGCGGTCCATCCAGGAGCTGGGCGTGCAGGTCCGTCCCGGCCTCGTTCCCGCCGAACTGGCCGACCCGGGCAACCCGGGCGTGTGGCTGCTGCTGGCCGTCTCTGGCCTGCTGGTGGGCTTCGGCACCCGCTACGGGGGCGGTTGCACCTCCGGGCACGCCATCACCGGTCTCGCCACCCTGCAAGGCCCCTCGCTCATCGCCACCGTGTCCTTCTTCGCGGGCGGCATCCTCAGCGCGAACCTCCTCCTGCCCCTCTTCCTGACGGTGATCCGGTGA
- a CDS encoding DUF6691 family protein: MTSNPSPHIPGVHAEPSSSARTATGLLAYLLVGLSFGIVLVKSEAASWYRIQEMFRFESFHMFGLIGSAVLTGLVTTAMLRRSGVKSRDGQTIRVTDKEKGWRRYVFGGLTFGVGWGLAGVCPGPIFTLLGAGVWPMLVVLLFALLGTWAYGALQTRLPH; this comes from the coding sequence GTGACCAGCAACCCCAGCCCCCACATTCCCGGCGTGCACGCCGAGCCCTCTTCCTCCGCCCGCACGGCCACCGGCCTGCTGGCCTACCTGCTCGTGGGCCTGTCCTTCGGCATCGTCCTCGTCAAGTCCGAGGCGGCGAGCTGGTACCGCATCCAGGAGATGTTTCGCTTCGAGTCGTTCCACATGTTCGGCCTGATCGGCTCGGCGGTCCTCACCGGACTGGTGACGACCGCCATGCTGCGGCGCAGCGGTGTGAAAAGCCGGGACGGGCAGACCATCCGCGTCACGGACAAGGAAAAGGGCTGGCGCCGCTACGTGTTCGGCGGCCTGACCTTCGGGGTGGGGTGGGGACTGGCGGGCGTGTGCCCGGGTCCGATCTTCACGCTGCTGGGCGCCGGAGTCTGGCCTATGCTGGTCGTGCTCCTGTTCGCCCTGCTGGGCACCTGGGCGTACGGCGCCCTGCAGACCAGGCTGCCCCACTGA
- a CDS encoding DedA family protein, producing MNLPGWLASLDPTLLNAATFGLLTLEGAGVPGVPGVIPMLAQSAMIDAGRTTLEAALFWGVLGNWGGSLLGYAAGRWGGHRLPARWTRSLQGERTQALLDRWGAGVIILSRTVGSLRTPITLGAGAARYPFPRFVLFSLLGALLHVGVWQVVLWRFGPALLPRLQRAGAEVAAGLAVALVLGLGWLWIRRRQRGGSAA from the coding sequence GTGAACCTGCCCGGGTGGCTGGCCTCGCTCGATCCCACCCTGCTGAACGCGGCCACCTTCGGGCTCCTGACCCTGGAGGGCGCGGGCGTCCCGGGGGTGCCCGGGGTGATCCCGATGCTGGCACAGTCGGCGATGATCGACGCGGGCCGCACGACACTGGAGGCCGCGCTCTTCTGGGGCGTCCTCGGCAACTGGGGCGGCAGCCTGCTGGGCTACGCCGCCGGTCGCTGGGGCGGTCACCGCCTCCCGGCGCGCTGGACCCGTTCTCTGCAAGGGGAACGGACGCAGGCCCTGCTCGACCGGTGGGGCGCCGGGGTGATCATCCTGAGCCGCACGGTCGGTTCGCTCCGGACGCCCATCACCCTCGGGGCGGGAGCGGCCCGGTACCCCTTCCCGCGCTTCGTCCTGTTCAGCCTCCTCGGCGCCCTGCTGCACGTCGGCGTCTGGCAGGTGGTGCTGTGGCGCTTCGGGCCCGCCCTCCTCCCCCGGCTGCAACGGGCGGGCGCCGAGGTGGCCGCGGGGCTGGCCGTGGCCCTGGTGCTGGGGCTCGGCTGGCTGTGGATCAGGAGACGGCAACGGGGTGGGTCGGCGGCGTGA
- a CDS encoding sulfite exporter TauE/SafE family protein produces MILAWIGAALIGLSLGLLGSGGSILTVPVLVYLVNEPEKLAIAESLAIVGAISLFGAIPYALKRQIDWRSVLWFGIPGVAGTYLGAALSVYLSGVAQLMLFAVVMLLAAIMMFRPGGAQPEAATNHKRSPLKIGAEGLVVGVLTGLVGVGGGFLIIPALVLLGGLPMSLAVGTSLLIIAAKSFVGFYKYVHVLGEQNLSMNWSLILIFAVIGILGSFLGARVGRKVSNEGLRRGFAAFLVVMGVYVLATNVPKVLHPSPTAEAQLRH; encoded by the coding sequence ATGATCCTCGCCTGGATCGGCGCCGCGCTGATCGGGCTTTCGCTCGGCCTGCTGGGCTCCGGTGGCTCCATCCTCACGGTCCCCGTGCTGGTCTACCTGGTGAACGAACCGGAGAAGCTGGCGATCGCGGAGAGCCTCGCCATCGTGGGCGCGATCAGCCTGTTCGGCGCGATTCCCTACGCCCTGAAACGGCAGATCGACTGGCGGTCGGTCCTGTGGTTCGGGATCCCCGGCGTGGCGGGCACGTACCTGGGCGCGGCCCTGAGCGTCTACCTCTCGGGCGTGGCGCAACTGATGCTCTTCGCCGTCGTGATGCTGCTCGCGGCGATCATGATGTTCCGCCCCGGCGGAGCGCAGCCGGAGGCGGCCACGAACCACAAGCGTTCCCCGCTGAAGATCGGCGCGGAAGGCCTGGTGGTCGGTGTCCTGACCGGCCTGGTGGGGGTGGGGGGCGGATTCCTGATCATTCCCGCCCTGGTGCTGCTGGGTGGCCTGCCCATGAGCCTCGCCGTGGGGACCAGTCTGCTGATCATCGCCGCCAAGAGCTTTGTGGGCTTTTACAAGTACGTGCACGTCCTGGGGGAACAGAACCTGTCCATGAACTGGTCCCTGATCCTGATCTTCGCGGTGATCGGCATTCTCGGCAGCTTCCTGGGCGCCCGGGTGGGTCGGAAGGTGTCCAACGAGGGCCTGCGGAGGGGTTTCGCCGCCTTCCTGGTCGTGATGGGCGTGTACGTCCTCGCCACCAACGTGCCCAAAGTCCTCCATCCGTCTCCCACAGCCGAGGCGCAACTGCGGCACTGA
- a CDS encoding heparan-alpha-glucosaminide N-acetyltransferase domain-containing protein, whose translation MRPMSWATRTACPAPSPDLPATARSSRLLALDAWRGLTVLLMLLANNVALGGQTPAQLQHAPFGGVTLTDLVFPWFLFCAGAALPFAGAAMRRVNLTGFARVRRLAGRAALLSLVGAFLTSVTTGRFMLGLGVLQLIALSTLLAALLEGWRVRWQALAAAVLLGAYAAFLLWVPHAAGRGVLGETAHPVQAVNAWLTPLGLRGLPSVVPTTALVLLGSLAARPLQARRASAPATLLGLGLAWSAAGYAWAASGALPLSKALWTPPYLLYAAGLGTLGLLAMFLIGDAGRLPGGARLLAPLTVPGRNALAAYVLPILVKVWVLQGLTVPWAGTPQPMQGALLTLARGQFGGFWGGWTYTLGYVLAVWLGLAWLARRGLIRKL comes from the coding sequence ATGCGACCGATGTCCTGGGCCACCCGGACGGCCTGTCCAGCGCCGTCCCCGGACCTCCCGGCCACGGCGCGCTCCTCCCGGCTGCTGGCCCTCGACGCCTGGCGAGGTCTCACCGTCCTCCTGATGCTGCTCGCCAACAACGTCGCCCTGGGGGGCCAGACGCCCGCGCAACTCCAGCACGCGCCGTTCGGCGGGGTGACCCTCACCGACCTGGTGTTTCCCTGGTTCCTCTTCTGCGCCGGTGCCGCCCTGCCGTTCGCCGGCGCGGCCATGCGCCGGGTGAATCTGACCGGGTTCGCGCGCGTCCGGCGGCTGGCGGGCCGCGCGGCCCTGCTCTCCCTCGTGGGGGCGTTCCTGACCAGCGTGACCACGGGGCGCTTCATGCTGGGCCTGGGCGTGTTGCAACTGATCGCCCTGTCCACCCTCCTGGCGGCGCTGCTGGAGGGCTGGCGGGTCCGCTGGCAGGCCCTGGCCGCCGCCGTCCTGCTGGGCGCGTACGCCGCCTTCCTGCTCTGGGTGCCCCACGCGGCCGGGCGGGGCGTCCTGGGAGAGACCGCCCACCCCGTGCAGGCCGTGAATGCCTGGCTCACGCCGCTGGGGCTGCGGGGGCTGCCGTCCGTCGTGCCGACGACCGCCCTGGTGCTGCTGGGCAGCCTCGCCGCGCGGCCCCTGCAAGCGAGGCGGGCGAGTGCCCCCGCCACGCTCCTGGGGCTGGGCCTGGCCTGGAGCGCCGCCGGGTACGCCTGGGCCGCCAGCGGTGCGTTGCCCCTGAGCAAGGCGCTGTGGACGCCGCCCTACCTGCTGTACGCCGCGGGGCTCGGGACCCTCGGGCTGCTGGCGATGTTCCTGATCGGCGACGCCGGTCGCCTGCCGGGGGGCGCGCGGCTGCTCGCGCCCCTCACCGTTCCCGGGCGCAATGCCCTCGCGGCCTATGTGCTGCCCATCCTCGTCAAGGTCTGGGTCTTGCAGGGCCTCACGGTCCCCTGGGCGGGGACCCCCCAGCCCATGCAGGGCGCCCTGCTGACCCTCGCCCGCGGGCAGTTCGGCGGATTCTGGGGAGGCTGGACCTACACCCTGGGTTACGTCCTCGCCGTGTGGCTGGGCCTCGCCTGGCTGGCCCGGCGCGGGCTGATCAGGAAACTCTGA
- a CDS encoding PepSY domain-containing protein, whose protein sequence is MNKNTRTVLLALATSAAVAVPLAGYAFAQTTPAARTTVAQAQTGTQNEGAEGSEQNEPPAYRGSIQLPAEQPGTEVPDAQEEAQLRALAKITPQQASQAAQAAVPGTVTSVKLEDEDGSLVYAVVIGQTEVKVDAGNGQVLHQEAADNENGGGEQEGSETGETGN, encoded by the coding sequence ATGAACAAGAACACCCGCACCGTCCTGCTCGCCCTCGCCACCTCCGCCGCCGTCGCCGTGCCGCTCGCCGGGTACGCCTTCGCGCAGACCACCCCGGCCGCCCGCACGACGGTCGCCCAGGCCCAGACCGGCACCCAGAACGAGGGCGCCGAGGGCAGCGAGCAGAACGAGCCCCCGGCCTACCGGGGCAGCATCCAGCTTCCCGCCGAGCAGCCGGGCACGGAGGTCCCGGATGCCCAGGAAGAGGCGCAGTTGCGCGCCCTCGCCAAGATCACCCCGCAGCAGGCCAGCCAGGCCGCCCAGGCCGCCGTGCCCGGCACGGTCACGAGCGTGAAGCTCGAGGACGAGGACGGCAGCCTGGTGTACGCCGTGGTGATCGGCCAGACCGAGGTCAAGGTCGACGCCGGCAACGGCCAGGTGCTGCACCAGGAGGCCGCCGACAACGAGAATGGGGGGGGCGAGCAGGAGGGCAGCGAGACGGGCGAGACAGGCAACTGA
- a CDS encoding polysaccharide deacetylase family protein, with product MRRALPLLLLTVALTPPSLAQTVPVRPAPIPRVSAPGAAQPTAPGTRPTPVIPTLRLTPAIPEVRRVEVLGNGFMRAAHALVLLPDREATGQRALDLAVESALRTFRAAPDLGEVDVSVYRAEGYRGFGGPLPLLTLSVPRGRLQTFRAEVTDGRYDRLWTNPSATPPEPELTPSEELERLPVFFGTEADLLRQRLDQLLSQTRGGVRGGLLYKGDPTRRQVALTFDDVPHPMYFPLVLDLLRREGAKATFFVIGRNAEAYPYFVRDLVAQGHELGNHTYHHVRLPRLTDAQITRELQTTSELLTRLTGQPVRYFRPPGGEYSARVLNLARGLGLTTVFWTDDPGDFANPGVETVEARFARNLRPGGIILLHDNAPDGLAALPDLLKVAREKGYRVDTAGAFTR from the coding sequence ATGCGACGCGCCCTGCCGCTCCTGCTCCTCACGGTCGCCCTGACCCCGCCCTCCCTGGCCCAGACGGTGCCCGTCCGTCCTGCTCCCATCCCGAGGGTGTCCGCGCCGGGCGCGGCGCAGCCGACGGCGCCCGGCACCCGGCCCACCCCGGTCATCCCCACCCTGCGCCTGACGCCGGCCATCCCGGAGGTGCGCCGGGTGGAGGTGCTGGGCAACGGCTTCATGCGCGCCGCCCACGCGCTGGTGCTGCTGCCAGACCGGGAGGCCACCGGGCAGCGCGCGCTCGACCTCGCCGTCGAGAGCGCCCTGCGGACCTTCCGCGCCGCGCCCGACCTGGGCGAGGTGGACGTGAGCGTCTACCGCGCCGAGGGATACCGGGGCTTCGGCGGCCCACTGCCCCTGCTCACCCTGTCGGTGCCGCGCGGCCGGTTGCAAACCTTCCGGGCCGAGGTCACGGACGGCCGCTACGACCGGCTCTGGACCAACCCCAGCGCGACCCCTCCCGAGCCCGAACTCACCCCCAGCGAGGAACTCGAACGCCTCCCGGTGTTCTTCGGCACCGAGGCGGACCTGCTGCGCCAGCGCCTCGACCAGCTCCTGTCCCAGACGCGCGGAGGGGTGCGGGGCGGCCTGCTGTACAAGGGGGACCCCACGAGGCGCCAGGTGGCCCTCACCTTCGACGACGTGCCCCACCCGATGTACTTCCCGCTGGTGCTCGACCTGTTGCGACGGGAAGGGGCCAAGGCCACCTTCTTCGTGATCGGCCGCAACGCGGAAGCCTACCCGTACTTCGTCCGCGACCTGGTGGCCCAGGGGCACGAACTCGGCAACCACACCTACCACCACGTGCGGCTGCCCCGGCTCACCGACGCGCAGATCACCCGGGAGTTGCAGACCACCAGCGAGTTGCTCACGCGGCTCACCGGCCAGCCGGTGCGGTACTTCCGGCCCCCGGGCGGGGAGTACAGCGCCCGGGTCCTGAACCTCGCCCGGGGCCTGGGGCTGACCACCGTGTTCTGGACGGACGACCCGGGCGACTTCGCCAACCCCGGCGTGGAGACGGTGGAGGCCCGCTTCGCGCGCAACCTGCGGCCCGGCGGCATCATCCTGCTGCACGACAACGCGCCGGACGGCCTGGCCGCCCTGCCCGACCTGCTGAAGGTGGCGCGGGAGAAGGGCTACCGGGTGGACACCGCCGGCGCCTTCACCCGGTGA
- a CDS encoding mechanosensitive ion channel family protein, whose amino-acid sequence MASAPAREPWWPVVVSGLLFLLSPSILEELQPNLTSRRLSAALLLVGGLLLARGVSLLARRALVRAGTPHLLPALRLVHLLMLVAVTLVALGAGGFRLTGLLAGGTVLTVVLGLAAQSLLANVMSGMVLTSSRAFSVGDRVTVRSWAFGGIEYGGEVRDLTLTHTVLSGAAGVIKVPNARFLDATLIVHPGGSQGVTVKLPPGVSLADAGAVLGPDDRLVPVALSEAGWETVIYVAPDDAGRAVLADLARLVNAHTATPPGSTAS is encoded by the coding sequence GTGGCGTCCGCCCCCGCCCGTGAGCCCTGGTGGCCCGTCGTTGTCTCCGGTCTGCTGTTCCTGCTCAGCCCGTCGATCCTCGAGGAGTTGCAGCCGAACCTGACCAGCCGCCGCCTCTCGGCCGCGCTGCTGCTCGTCGGCGGCCTGCTGCTGGCCCGCGGCGTGTCCCTACTGGCCCGCCGGGCGCTGGTGCGCGCGGGCACGCCGCACCTGTTGCCCGCCCTGCGGCTCGTCCATCTGCTGATGCTCGTCGCCGTGACCCTGGTCGCGCTGGGCGCCGGGGGGTTCCGGCTGACGGGGCTGCTCGCCGGGGGCACGGTGCTGACGGTCGTGCTGGGCCTGGCCGCGCAGTCCCTGCTGGCCAACGTCATGTCGGGCATGGTGCTGACCTCCAGCCGCGCCTTTAGTGTGGGCGACCGGGTCACCGTCCGTTCCTGGGCCTTCGGCGGCATCGAGTATGGCGGGGAGGTCCGCGACCTTACCCTCACGCACACGGTGCTGTCCGGCGCGGCGGGCGTGATCAAGGTCCCCAACGCCCGCTTCCTCGACGCCACCCTGATCGTCCACCCCGGAGGGTCACAGGGCGTCACGGTCAAGCTGCCGCCGGGCGTGAGTCTGGCTGATGCTGGAGCGGTGCTCGGGCCGGACGACCGGTTGGTCCCGGTGGCCCTGTCGGAGGCGGGTTGGGAGACCGTGATCTACGTCGCGCCCGACGACGCGGGCCGCGCCGTCCTCGCGGACCTGGCCCGGCTCGTGAACGCCCACACGGCGACGCCACCTGGCTCAACCGCCTCCTGA
- a CDS encoding S8 family serine peptidase has product MKSKGVWWAGLTVTVSAALGLWGINQAEVPWNLNSVHLPPASGVTFAAAHPVTVAILDTGMSEQPLLDGVQRYGYDFVSSPHNAGDGTGRDPTPLASRGGVGYHGTAVAGVVHSVNPQARLVHVRVIGRVNTVSLRDAVDGLRWAAGLDVPGVPRNPFPARVINASFSLNRGPHAGCVPAMQRAVDEVLARGTVVVTSAGNRGVPASRNTPAGCRGVLTVAATDDRGRRAPYSNWGKAVALAAPGGTSQERVDVLRPRGGETELTGTSFAAPLVAGAASLLLAERPTLSPADVTRLLEQTAQPFAGGQCDRIKARSCGAGVLDVSAAVRAAGAWPGAIASATWR; this is encoded by the coding sequence ATGAAGAGCAAGGGGGTCTGGTGGGCCGGGTTGACCGTCACCGTGTCGGCTGCCCTGGGACTGTGGGGAATCAACCAGGCGGAGGTGCCGTGGAACTTGAACAGCGTCCACCTCCCCCCGGCCTCGGGGGTGACGTTCGCGGCGGCTCACCCCGTGACGGTGGCCATCCTCGACACCGGGATGTCGGAGCAGCCCCTGCTGGACGGGGTTCAGCGGTACGGCTACGACTTCGTGTCCAGCCCTCACAACGCCGGGGACGGCACGGGCCGGGACCCGACCCCCCTCGCGTCCAGGGGCGGGGTGGGGTATCACGGCACCGCGGTCGCCGGCGTCGTCCACAGCGTCAACCCGCAGGCCCGGCTGGTCCACGTGCGGGTCATCGGGCGCGTGAACACCGTGTCCCTGCGGGACGCCGTGGACGGCCTGCGCTGGGCGGCCGGGCTGGACGTGCCGGGCGTGCCCCGCAACCCGTTCCCCGCCCGCGTCATCAACGCGTCGTTCTCCCTGAACCGGGGCCCGCACGCCGGGTGTGTGCCCGCCATGCAGCGCGCCGTGGACGAGGTCCTGGCGCGCGGCACCGTCGTCGTGACCTCCGCCGGCAACCGCGGCGTCCCGGCGTCCCGCAACACCCCGGCGGGGTGCCGGGGCGTCCTCACGGTGGCCGCGACCGACGACCGGGGACGGCGCGCCCCCTACTCCAACTGGGGCAAGGCGGTGGCCCTGGCGGCGCCGGGCGGCACGTCACAGGAGCGGGTCGACGTGCTGCGCCCGCGGGGCGGGGAGACCGAACTCACCGGGACCAGCTTCGCCGCGCCCCTGGTCGCCGGTGCGGCCAGCCTGCTGCTCGCCGAGCGGCCCACCCTCAGCCCGGCCGACGTGACCCGCCTGCTGGAGCAGACCGCCCAGCCGTTCGCGGGCGGGCAGTGCGACCGCATCAAGGCACGTTCGTGCGGCGCGGGTGTCCTCGACGTGAGTGCCGCCGTGCGGGCCGCCGGGGCCTGGCCTGGCGCCATCGCCTCGGCGACCTGGCGGTAA
- a CDS encoding AI-2E family transporter — MSGNAFALVWRNPYVRAPVFFGLIALALWLARDLAPVLTVGLTAYLIAYLSHPLLTWLERRRLRRGVGIGVVLLIALALAALASSLLVAVGTQLIDLAGRLPAVAQDVSRFVDGWLAARPNLPWTAGLRAQLTTLINSSTAMLSRDALPFLQGLLAPGGPLLGRLFGVANTLAQSVAVLILSVYMMQDYEKIGHTLLGLLPRPWQPLALDLSRGVEQSVGGYVRGQVVIALAIGTLVALGLALIGVPSALALGFLAGVFNLVPYLGVVIALVPALLLAAPLGWLKLALVVGLFLLGNQLEGHLLSPLILGRSTNLHPVTVALSILVGLHLLGLVGALVAVPLAALGKLLLARYYYPSRLYQGGP; from the coding sequence TTGTCCGGCAACGCTTTCGCGCTCGTGTGGCGCAATCCCTACGTGCGCGCGCCCGTGTTTTTCGGCCTGATCGCCCTGGCGCTCTGGCTGGCCCGCGACCTGGCGCCCGTGCTCACGGTGGGCCTGACCGCCTACCTGATCGCCTATCTCTCCCACCCGCTGCTGACCTGGCTGGAGCGCCGGCGCCTGCGGCGTGGCGTGGGCATCGGCGTGGTGCTCCTGATCGCGCTCGCGCTCGCGGCGCTGGCCTCCTCGCTCCTGGTGGCCGTCGGGACGCAGCTCATCGACCTTGCGGGGCGCCTGCCGGCGGTCGCCCAGGATGTCAGCCGCTTCGTGGACGGCTGGCTGGCCGCACGCCCGAACCTGCCCTGGACCGCCGGGCTGCGCGCCCAGCTCACCACCCTGATCAACAGCAGCACGGCCATGCTGTCGCGGGACGCGCTGCCGTTCCTGCAAGGCCTGCTCGCCCCGGGCGGCCCGCTGCTGGGAAGGCTCTTCGGGGTGGCGAACACCCTGGCGCAGAGCGTGGCCGTCCTGATCCTGAGCGTGTACATGATGCAGGACTACGAGAAGATCGGCCACACCCTGCTGGGCCTGCTGCCGCGCCCGTGGCAGCCGCTGGCGCTCGACCTGTCGCGCGGGGTGGAGCAATCGGTGGGCGGGTACGTGCGCGGGCAGGTGGTGATCGCCCTCGCCATCGGGACCCTGGTCGCCCTGGGCCTCGCGTTGATCGGCGTGCCGTCCGCGCTCGCGCTGGGCTTCCTGGCGGGGGTCTTCAACCTGGTGCCGTACCTGGGGGTGGTGATCGCGCTCGTCCCCGCGCTGCTGCTCGCCGCGCCGCTGGGGTGGCTCAAGCTCGCGCTGGTCGTGGGGCTCTTCCTGCTCGGCAACCAGCTCGAAGGGCACCTGCTCTCGCCCCTGATCCTCGGCCGGTCCACCAACCTCCACCCCGTCACCGTCGCCCTGAGCATCCTAGTGGGGCTGCATCTGCTGGGCCTGGTGGGGGCGCTGGTGGCCGTCCCCCTGGCCGCCCTCGGGAAGCTGCTGCTGGCGAGGTACTACTACCCCAGCCGCCTGTACCAGGGAGGGCCCTGA
- a CDS encoding GNAT family N-acetyltransferase, whose amino-acid sequence MGRVAYLTGFFGGSAERSFPDPALFADLWARPPLEGTGPANLVAEGGGQVVGYALGAPDPGVYGRALRAVVLRRVLPRCLGGRHTRSLAAGPYLLRALRFPSPHAPWNLYPAHLHLNLLPAARGPGLGLGRRRLEAHLRALEAAGVPGVQLSTTRENAAALILYRTCGFEEVAARVTPSWTPWLGRPVEHLALARRL is encoded by the coding sequence TTGGGCCGCGTAGCGTACCTGACCGGGTTCTTCGGCGGGAGCGCCGAACGCTCCTTCCCGGACCCGGCGCTCTTCGCCGACCTGTGGGCGCGGCCCCCCCTGGAAGGGACGGGGCCTGCCAATCTCGTCGCGGAGGGTGGCGGTCAGGTGGTCGGCTACGCGCTGGGGGCGCCTGATCCGGGCGTGTACGGGCGCGCGCTCCGCGCTGTCGTCCTGCGCCGGGTCCTTCCCCGGTGCCTGGGCGGCCGCCACACCCGGTCCCTGGCCGCTGGCCCCTACCTGCTGCGGGCGCTGCGCTTTCCCTCCCCACACGCGCCGTGGAACCTCTACCCCGCCCACCTGCACCTCAACCTGCTTCCCGCCGCACGGGGCCCCGGGCTGGGTCTGGGTCGGCGGCGGCTCGAAGCGCACCTGCGTGCGCTGGAGGCGGCGGGTGTGCCTGGTGTTCAGCTCAGCACCACGCGCGAGAACGCGGCCGCGCTCATCCTGTACCGCACATGCGGCTTCGAGGAGGTGGCGGCCCGCGTTACCCCCTCGTGGACCCCGTGGCTGGGCCGTCCGGTCGAGCACCTTGCGCTCGCCCGCCGCCTGTGA
- a CDS encoding rhodanese-like domain-containing protein — protein MTYQDIFTSELEAKKREGARLIDVREREEYLAGHIPGAVNLPLSELDGREDEIGPHTVLICASGNRSSQAAAHLASQGRTGLMNLSGGTAAWMRGGHDLNRGEQP, from the coding sequence ATGACCTACCAGGACATCTTCACCAGCGAGCTGGAAGCCAAGAAGCGTGAGGGCGCGCGGCTCATCGACGTGCGGGAACGCGAGGAGTACCTCGCCGGGCACATTCCCGGCGCCGTGAACCTGCCCCTCAGCGAACTCGACGGCCGTGAGGACGAGATCGGGCCGCACACGGTCCTGATCTGCGCCAGCGGCAACCGCTCCTCGCAGGCGGCGGCCCACCTCGCCTCCCAGGGCAGGACCGGCCTGATGAACCTCTCCGGCGGCACGGCCGCGTGGATGCGCGGGGGCCATGACCTGAACCGGGGCGAGCAGCCATGA